A stretch of the Malus sylvestris chromosome 10, drMalSylv7.2, whole genome shotgun sequence genome encodes the following:
- the LOC126587562 gene encoding uncharacterized protein LOC126587562, producing MSMLDSFFNKGFKAVKCKTLLKLTTPRIKLLRNRREIQIKQMRRDIAKLLETGQEATARIRVEHIIREENMMAAHEILELFCELIAVRLPIIESQRECPIDLKEAISSVCFAAPRCADLPELLQVQMLFAAKYGKEFVAAATELIPDCGVNRQLIELLSVRPPSPEKKLKLLKEIAEEHGLDWDPAASEAEIYKPHEDLLSGPTQFVSGSKLPLPQEKHDETLQYAPDQAQKELSDSDDGLDSLDFPEVPKQSLGPSTNPASAPMMPPPLPTHPHPEIDQDSSKKCGSIENQSEEPSFESGEVMEEGSVANNQEQSHLSVGGVEDKQFLPFISAPSLSSVSFPTRQINPPPSLSRTRSEVNVDLQDVLAAAQAAADSAERAATAARSAASLAQVRINEITKKNSKVVPKNWSESENPFHVDIPDQSATQAAADSAERAATAAPSAASLAQVKINEITKKNSEEASENRSESENPFHEDVPNQSDAREKPDFDHHIPSGGSDGVMNSPVPHQIYLYGQGSEISNASSITMEPLNANFDSPLPKDHAYEHEPVRHQPQRLSSMDDDPYFSYPNLFTSQNSNVGSHAQSATDNPFPSQGR from the exons ATGTCGATGCTCGATTCCTTCTTCAACAAGGGCTTCAAAGCGGTCAAATG CAAAACCCTGCTGAAATTGACAACTCCGCGGATAAAATTGTTGAGGAACAGGAGAGAAATTCAGATTAAACAGATGCGCCGCGACATTGCCAAGCTTCTTGAGACTGGCCAAGAGGCTACTGCTAGAATTCGG GTGGAGCATATAATTAGAGAAGAGAATATGATGGCAGCTCATGAGATCCTTGAGCTATTTTGCGAGCTTATTGCCGTCCGCCTTCCAATTATTGAATCACAAAG GGAATGCCCTATAGACTTGAAAGAAGCAATATCCAGTGTGTGTTTTGCTGCGCCAAGGTGTGCTGATCTGCCGGAGTTGCTGCAAGTTCAAATGCTATTTGCTGCCAAATATGGGAAAGAATTTGTAGCAGCTGCAACAGAGCTTATACCGGATTGTGGTGTCAATCGCCAG TTGATAGAACTGCTATCTGTTCGTCCTCCCTCACCTGAGAAAAAACTGAAGCTTCTTAAAGAAATTGCTGAAGAGCATGGCCTGGATTGGGATCCTGCTGCATCTGAAGCTGAAATTTACAAACCGCATGAAGATTTGTTG AGTGGTCCAACACAGTTTGTAAGTGGGTCTAAATTGCCCCTTCCCCAAGAAAAACATGATGAAACATTGCAATATGCCCCGGATCAAGCCCAGAAAGAACTGTCTGATTCTGATGACGGTTTGGACTCATTAGACTTTCCTGAAGTTCCTAAGCAATCACTAGGACCAAGTACAAATCCAGCCTCAGCACCAATGATGCCTCCTCCTTTACCAACCCATCCACACCCTGAAATTGATCAAGACTCGTCAAAAAAATGTGGGTCCATTGAAAATCAATCTGAAGAGCCATCCTTTGAGTCCGGAGAAGTGATGGAAGAAGGATCAGTAGCTAACAATCAGGAACAGTCTCATCTCTCGGTTGGCGGTGTGGAAGATAAGCAGTTTTTGCCATTTATTTCTGCCCCTTCACTTTCTTCTGTGTCATTTCCCACAAGACAAATCAATCCACCACCCTCTCTATCAAGAACAAGAAGTGAGGTCAATGTCGATTTGCAGGATGTGTTAGCTGCTGCTCAGGCTGCTGCGGACTCTGCAGAACGTGCAGCGACAGCTGCTCGCTCAGCAGCTAGTCTTGCACAGGTCAGAATCAACGAGATTACCAAGAAAAACAGCAAAGTAGTCCCTAAAAATTGGTCTGAAAGTGAAAACCCTTTTCATGTAGACATTCCTGATCAGTCGGCTACTCAAGCTGCTGCGGACTCTGCAGAACGTGCAGCGACAGCTGCTCCCTCAGCAGCTAGTCTTGCACAGGTTAAAATCAACGAGATTACCAAGAAAAACAGCGAAGAAGCCTCTGAAAATAGGTCTGAAAGTGAAAACCCATTTCATGAAGACGTTCCTAATCAGTCGGATGCTAGAGAAAAACCAGACTTCGATCATCATATCCCCAGTGGTGGTTCTGATGGTGTTATGAATTCTCCGGTACCCCATCAAATCTATTTATATGGCCAGGGATCCGAGATATCAAATGCTTCGTCCATCACTATGGAACCTCTTAATGCCAATTTTGATTCCCCGCTTCCCAAAGATCATGCTTATGAACACGAGCCTGTTCGTCATCAGCCTCAGAGATTGTCTTCAATGGATGATGACCCATACTTCTCGTACCCAAACTTATTTACATCACAAAATTCAAATGTCGGATCTCATGCTCAGTCTGCTACAGATAATCCGTTCCCTTCCCAAGGACGCTGA
- the LOC126587563 gene encoding ATP synthase subunit delta, chloroplastic-like, producing MAALQHTIISLQSKTPSPPLSSALTPRTTTLSFSFSSTFSPLHLKLSSSALTARRNGSGSLGARMNASAAASYASALADVANSNNTLEATSGDVEKIEKFFGEPSVFDFFINPTIGLEKKRQVLDDIAKSSALQPHTINFLNILVDAKRIDLIKDIVKEFEVVYNKITDTELAIVSSVVKLESQHLAQIAKQVQKLTGAQNVRIKTEIDPSLVAGFTVRYGQSGSKLIDLSVKKQLEEIAAELDLGDIKLNL from the coding sequence ATGGCCGCCCTCCAACACACCATAATCTCTCTCCAATCCAAAACCCCATCCCCACCACTCTCCTCCGCCCTCACCCCGCGGACCAccactctctccttctccttctcctccacCTTCTCCCCCCTCCACCTCAAACTCTCCTCCTCAGCCCTCACCGCCCGCCGCAACGGCTCCGGATCCCTCGGCGCCCGCATGAACGCCTCTGCCGCCGCCAGCTACGCCTCCGCGCTAGCCGACGTGGCGAACTCGAACAACACTCTCGAAGCCACCAGCGGCGACGTGGAAAAGATCGAGAAGTTCTTCGGCGAGCCGTCGGTGTTCGACTTCTTCATCAACCCCACAATCGGCCTGGAGAAGAAGCGGCAGGTGCTGGACGACATCGCCAAGTCGTCGGCGCTGCAGCCGCACACGATCAACTTCCTCAACATCCTGGTGGACGCGAAGCGGATCGACCTGATAAAGGACATcgtgaaggagttcgaggtggtGTACAACAAGATAACGGACACGGAGCTGGCGATCGTGAGCTCGGTGGTGAAGCTGGAGTCGCAGCACTTGGCGCAGATAGCGAAGCAGGTGCAGAAGCTGACGGGGGCGCAGAACGTGAGGATCAAGACGGAGATTGATCCGAGCCTGGTGGCGGGGTTCACGGTGAGGTACGGGCAGTCGGGGTCGAAGCTTATTGACTTGAGCGTGAAGAAGCAGCTGGAGGAGATTGCGGCGGAGCTTGATTTGGGTGACATTAAGCTCAAtttataa